The Methylocella tundrae genome contains the following window.
TGTTCCGGGTAGAGATAGGGCGTCGCAGCGGGCACGGTTTCCAGAGTCGTTGCAAATCCGCGCGGGAGACTGAGCAAAGCGCACTGGAAATCATAGGCGGCTGCGGGGTCGAGCGCGTCGATGAAACGCACCTCGTTCGAGACATTGCTCAAGAGCCGCCGCATATTCTTGCGGCAAAGCAATGTGACGTCGGCGCCCGCTTCGACGAGACGCGGCAGATAACGGGAAAACTGAATGAGGTCGCCAAGGCCCTGCTCATCCCAGACGAGAATGCTGCGGCCGGTCAGATCCTCGCCGGTCCACTGCGGCGGCGCCGCGATCGTTTTCGGCGGCGCGTTCGAGCGCTCCCAACGGCTTTCGAAATCCTCAAATCCTTCCTTCAGCATGCCTTTCAAAAGCAGGGCGCCGGCCCGGTTGTTGCGGGCGTCCGGATAATCCGGCTTGTGCCGGAGAGCTTCATTGAAACAGGCCAGCGCCTGATCAATCTGCCCTGTCTCTTTCAGCGCCACCCCAAGGCTCGATAACGCCTCGGGATAGTTGGGGCGAACGCGCAAGGCCTCATGATAGGAGGCGATCGCATCCGCAAGGCGATCAACTTCCTGTAGAACATTGCCGCGATTGAGCCAAACCTCGGGGGCCTGCGGGTTCAACTCGACGGCGCGATCGAGCGAACTCAAGGCTTCCTCGAGCCGTCCGAGCTTCTGCAGCGCCGCGCCGCGCATGCCGAGCGCCTGCGGGTGCCGCGCGTCATGCCGCAGCGCTTCGTCGCAATATCGCAGAGCTTGATCGGCCCTGCCCCATTGCAGGCAAATATTGGCGCGATTGGTCAGCGCCGGCGGAAATCCCGGTCGAATCTTCAAAGCTTCGGCATAAGCCGAGAAAGCCTCGTCCAGGCGGCCGAGCTCATGCAATATGTTGCCGCGGTTGCAGATCGCCTCGCAATAGCGAGGATCAAGCGCGAGAGCTGCGTCATAGGCTGCAAGCGCTTCGATCGGCCGCTGGAGCCCCTGCAGCGCGATGCCTTTATTATAGAGCGCTTGCGGATAGCCGTCCCGGCATCGTGACGAGCGGTCATAACAGACCAGCGCGTCCTCCAGACGGCCGAGTTTTTGCAACACATTGCCACGATTGAGTTCGGTCTCCGCGTCGAGCGGACCAACGAGCGCCGCCTCCTCATAAGCTTTCAGCGCGTCTTCATGACGCCCGAGCTTTTGCAGGATCGAGCCCTTGTTAAAGAGGGCGCCGCCGTCGCCCGGCCGCAGCGCGACGATCGCCTCAAAGCAGGCGAGCGCATCCTCAAACCGGCCAAACCGCTCCAGCAAGGCGCCGCGATTGGTCAGCGCCTCGCAATGATTCGGCCGCACGCGAAGCGCGCTCTCATAAGCGGCGAGCGCCTCTTTCATTCGCCCGAGGCTCTGCAGGATGACGCCTATGCTGAACAGCGTATCGGCGTCGTCGGGGCGCAGTTTCAATACGTCCCGAAAGGCCTCGAGCGCATCCTGAGGCTGACCGAGCCGCTGAAGCACAATAGCGCGCGCGCCAAGCGCTTCAGGGTAGGCGCATCTTAGCGCCAGCGCGCGGTTGAACCAGATCAGAGCGTTGCGAAAATCCTCGGCATTGAAATAGATCAGGCCGAACACATAGCTGGCGAGATCACTCGGCGCGGCGAGATCCGCATATTGCGCGAGATGGGCGATCGCCTCGCGCGGCTCGCCCGAATTGAGAAAGGCAAAAGCCTCCGTGATCGCGACCTGGAGAAGCGCCTTGTTGCGAATTTCGCCACGGCCTTGGGCGGAAACGCTTTCTCCTGCTTTTTGTACGCTCATCCAAATGCTCGCGAACAGCGCCGGCCGGGGGCGCCGGCCGAGACAAATTTGAAAACAATCGCAACTGACGCGGCGGGACATCTCCGCCGAACCTGAAGCTTGGCTGACGCGAGCCGGAAATCGGACTCGCCGGAGCACGAATGGGATTGAAACGAAAAAAGCTTTCGCGGGCCTGACGGTCGGCGCGAAGCAAGATGAGCCGCGCCGCGATCACGGCCTTGGCGCCGCCGCCCGAGAGCTGATTTCTTCCCCCGAAAAATTCACCGTCGCGAGGAACTAACCTGACCGTTGTGGAATTTTGGATGCACGCGTCCTCGTTGAATGGCGGAATGCCTTGAAAATCGAAAACGACTTTCGCGTCCTTGTGGTTGAGGACGAAGCTTTGATCAGCATGTTGATCGAAGACATGCTCGCCGATATCGGATGCAAATGTGTCGACGTCGCTTCTTCCGTGGAGGTGGCCATGGAAGCTCTCACCAAGGCCGAGCCGAATTTCGCGATGCTGGACATTAATCTGAATGGCACACGCAGCTTTCCGATAGCCGACATCCTGAAATCGCGAGAGATTCCTTTTGTTTTCTTGTCCGGTTACGGCTCGCGGGGTCTAGATGAGGCTTATTTCGGAGCCAAAATTCTGCAAAAGCCATTTCAATTAGGCGATCTCGAAACCGCTATCCAAAGCGCTCTCGGCTAGCGCGCCGGGAGCAAAAACGCGTCGGCGGAGCGCGAAGCCGGCCCCGCGCCAGACCGCGAACAGAAAGCTCCTCTTGCATCCGGGGCCGGTGACCGCCATTCTGTGCCTATGGCGATGCCTTTGGACCCTACGCGCCCTAACGGCAGCGGTTTGACGAGCCTCAACGAGCGCTCCCGGGAAATTTTTCGGCAGATCGTCGATTCCTATCTCACCAGCGGCGAGGCGGTGGGGTCACGCCATGTCGCGCGGCTGCTGCCGATGCCGCTGTCGCCCGCCTCTGTCCGCAATGTAATGCAGGATCTTGAGGAACTCGGCCTGATCTATGCCCCTCACACCAGCGCGGGGCGGCTTCCGACCGAGCTTGGCCTGCGCTTTTTCGTCGACGCCATGCTCGAAATCGGCGACGTCAGCCCCGGTGAACGCGAACATATCGAGGCGCAGGTCAAGGCCGCGGCGCAGGAACAATCGCTCGAGGCCGTGCTCGGCGACGCGATGAGCATGCTGTCGGGACTGACACGCGGCGCCGGCGTCGTCGTGACGACAAAAGACAACGCGCGTCTCAAACACATCGAATTTGTCCGGATCGAGCCGGAGCGCGCGCTCGCGGTGCTTGTCTCCGAGGATGGCTCGGTCGAAAACCGCATCCTCCATATTCCCGCCTGGCTGCCGCCCTCCGCCCTCATCGAAGCCGGCAATTTTCTCAATGCGCGCATCCGCGGCCGCACTTTGCTTGATGTCCGGATCGAGATCGAGGCCTCCCACCGGGCCGCCGAAAAGGAGCTCGGCGAACTCACGACGCGCCTGATCGACGCCGGCCTTGCAAGCTGGGCTGAGAGTTCCGGCGACCCGCAGCTTATCGTCAGGGGCCAGGCCAATCTCTTGCAGGATTTGACGGCGATCGAGGACCTCGAACGCATCCGCCTGCTGTTCGCCGACCTCGAGACGAAGAAAGACGTGATCGACCTTCTGAACCGGGCGGAAGGCGGCGAGGGCGTGCGCATCTTCATCGGATCCGAGAACAAGCTTTTTTCGCTGTCCGGATCATCAATGATCGCGGCGCCCTTTCACGATGAGCAGCAGCGCCTCGTCGGCGTCCTCGGCGTCATCGGCCCGACGCGTCTGAATTACGCGCGCATCGTGCCGATGGTCGATTACACCTCGAAGGTCGTCTCTCGCATGTTGCAGAATCGATAGAGAGATTTATCGCGGCAGCCTGAGCAGAAGGCGTTCAAACGCAATCGCATTACATTCTGGTCTTTAGGTCTTTGTTTTGACGCATAATGTTGGTCCGAAAAGTCTGCAACTTTTCGACATCATGCTTTGACCCGTCTCAGAAAGAGCCGATCCGCTGCTGCTCGCCTTTCTCTGATTTGTCGCGCTTGCCGAGGAGAGCGTTGCGGATGCGGCGCAATTCCTTGCGGACGGCCTTGAGATCGTCCGCGGGGCGGCCCATCGCCCGCGCCATCTGCCCGGGGATATTCCTCGCCTGTCTGCGCATGTCGCTTCCCTTTTCGGTCAGCTTGACGCGCACCTGACGCTCATCCTTCGGATCGCGGGCGCGGCTGAGCAATCCCGCGGCCTCGAGCCGCTTCAGGAGCGGGGTCAGCGTGCCCGAATCAAGATGAAGGCGCTCGCCGATCGCCTTGACCGTCACGTCATCCGTTTCCCAGAGCGCCAGCATCACGAGATATTGCGGATAGGTGAGGCCGATCGCGGCGAGAAGAGGCGCATAGACTTTATTTATCGCGTGAAGCGTCGAATAGAGCGCAAAGCACAGCTGCTGGTCGACCCGCGGCATGACGTCGTCTTCAGACATTGAATGCACTCCCGGCCGGATTCGCTATCGACGCGCCATCGTGAACGCCATCCTGCGTCAAAACGAAACTAGAGAAAATACGAACAATGGGCATTCATTGCGCAATTCTATTTTTCACAATTTAATTGCTGGTTCTCGAATGAGGCAATAGCTCGTAAAATCAATGCTGTGTGGCGCGGAGCCGCTTCAGGCGGTAGAGCTGCTCAAGTGCGCTCTTCGGAGATAATTCATCCGGATCAATCGCGTCGATCGCGACGCCCAGCGCGTCGGACGTTCGATCGCGCGCTTTCGTCTCGTGCTGCGCTTCGTTATCGCAGGCGGTTTTGGGCGCGCTGGCGGCCGAGAACAGCGGCAGATCGGCGACGAGGCGATCGCTTTGCCGCGAACGGTCGCTCGCCTCGAATTCAGCAAGCAGATGCCTGGCGCGCGCGACGACCTGCGTCGGCAGGCCTGCGAGCTTGGCGACCTGGACGCCATACGACTGATCGGCCGCGCCGGGGATAATTTCGTGGAGGAACACGACGTCGCCATTCCAATCCGTCACCCGCACGGTGAGATTGTCGATGCGTTCGAGGCGTTTGGCGAGCTGCGTCAGCTCATGAAAATGGGTGGCGAACAGCGCCCGGCTGCGATTGCTCTCGTGCAGATGCTCCATCACCGCCCAGGCGATGGAAAGTCCGTCGAACGTCGCCGTGCCGCGCCCGATCTCATCGAGGATGACAAGGGAGCGCTCGCGCGCGGAGTTGAGAATGGCCGCGGTCTCGACCATCTCAACCATGAAGGTCGAGCGCCCGCGCGCCAGATCGTCGGCGGCGCCGACGCGGGAGAATAATCGATCGACGACGCCGATATGGGCGCGCCGCGCCGGAACGAAGGCGCCCATCTGCGCCAGCACGGCGATCAGCGCATTCTGCCGCAGATAGGTCGACTTGCCGGCCATGTTCGGCCCGGTCACGATCGCGATCTGCCCCCCCTTTCCCGCAACGCCCGAAAGCGCGCAGTCATTGGCGACGAAGGCCTGCCCGCTCGTGCGCAGCGCCGCCTCGACGACAGGATGGCGCCCGCCTTCAATCGCGAAAGCAAGCGACGCGTCGACCTCGGGCCGCGTCCAGTCGCAATCGGCGGCAAGCTCGGCAAGCGACGCCGCGACGTCGATCGCAGCAAGTCCTTCCGCCGCGCGCTTGACGCTCGCCTCCGCCGCGAGGAGCAAAGCGGCAAGATCAGCGAAAATCGCCAATTCCCGGCTCATCGCCTCATCCGCGGCGGAAGAAATCTTGACCTCGAGTTCGGCCAGATCCCTGGTCGAAAAGCGCATCGCGTCGGCCATCGTCTGACGATGGATGAAGGTTGCGTCAAAGGGCGGCCGCAGCAGCTTTTCGCCTTGCGCTTGCGGCACTTCGATGAAATGGCCGAGAAAATGATTGTGCTTCAATTTGAGCTGGCGCGTGTCGGCAAGCTCGCAATAGCGCGCCTGCAAGGCGGCGATCACTTTGCGGGTCTCGTCGCGAAGCGCGCGGCATTCGTCGAGAGCGTCGTCGAAGCCCGGCCGAATGAAGCCGCCATCGCGCCGATTGAGCGGCAAGGCGTCGGCCAGCGCCTCGCCAAGCCGCGCCATCACCGAGGCGTCGAGCGAACTGGCGGCGATGCTGGCCTCGCGCAGCTCTTCGGGGAGAGCCGCCGCGCCGTCCAGCGCTTGCGCAACGCCAAAGGCGGCGGCAAATCCATCACGCAGGGCGGCAAGATCACGCGGGCCGCCGCGATCGAGCGCAAGACGCGATATGGCGCGCATTGGATCCGGGGCGGCTTTCAGCGCCTTTCGCGCCTCGCCCCGCAAGCCCGGCTCGTCGATGAAGAACGCCACCGCCATCTGGCGGCGCACGATTTGGCCGATATCCGTCAAGGGCGCGGCGAGCCGCTCCGCAAGCAAGCGTCCGCCCGCCGCAGTGACCGTTTTGTCGATCGCGCCGATCAGCGAGCCTTCACGCGCGCCGGTCAAGGTTCGCGTCAACTCGAGATTGGCCCGCGTCGCAGCGTCGATCGACATATGAGTTTCGCGCGAAAGGCGCGCGGGCAGGTTCAGCGAGGGACGCGCGGAAAATTGCGTCCGCTCGACATAAAAGAGCGCCGCCGCGGCGGCTGCGATTTCGGCGCGGGATAGGGCGCCAAGGCCATCGAGCGTCGCGAGGCCGAAATAATCGAGGATCCGCCGCTCGGCGGAAAGGCCATCGCCGGACTGGCGCCCGAGCGGAGTGAGTGGCGCTTTCGTCTCCCGGCACAAGCGCACGAGCCCAGGCGAATCCATCAGCGCGTCGGGGACGATGATCTCGGCCGGCTCGATGCGCGCGATTTCCGCCTCGAGCGCGGCTTCCGGCGCCTCGCTGACGAGGAATTCTCCCGTCGAAATGTCGAGCGCCGCGAGGCCATAGCTCCATTGCCCATCGGATCGCGCAGCCCGCGCAATGGCGAGCAGACGATTGGCGCGCGAGGGATCGAGCAGCGTATCCTCGGTGATCGTGCCGGGCGTGACGAGGCGCTTGACTGCGCGTCGCACGACCGACTTGC
Protein-coding sequences here:
- a CDS encoding DUF6165 family protein, whose protein sequence is MSVQKAGESVSAQGRGEIRNKALLQVAITEAFAFLNSGEPREAIAHLAQYADLAAPSDLASYVFGLIYFNAEDFRNALIWFNRALALRCAYPEALGARAIVLQRLGQPQDALEAFRDVLKLRPDDADTLFSIGVILQSLGRMKEALAAYESALRVRPNHCEALTNRGALLERFGRFEDALACFEAIVALRPGDGGALFNKGSILQKLGRHEDALKAYEEAALVGPLDAETELNRGNVLQKLGRLEDALVCYDRSSRCRDGYPQALYNKGIALQGLQRPIEALAAYDAALALDPRYCEAICNRGNILHELGRLDEAFSAYAEALKIRPGFPPALTNRANICLQWGRADQALRYCDEALRHDARHPQALGMRGAALQKLGRLEEALSSLDRAVELNPQAPEVWLNRGNVLQEVDRLADAIASYHEALRVRPNYPEALSSLGVALKETGQIDQALACFNEALRHKPDYPDARNNRAGALLLKGMLKEGFEDFESRWERSNAPPKTIAAPPQWTGEDLTGRSILVWDEQGLGDLIQFSRYLPRLVEAGADVTLLCRKNMRRLLSNVSNEVRFIDALDPAAAYDFQCALLSLPRGFATTLETVPAATPYLYPEQEAVAKWAARIGAHGFRIGVCWHGNASINLKRSVPLSCFGALGAIAGVRLISLVKDQRSIEIETPKGPLRIESLGEDFDAGPDSFIDCAGAMTAVDLVITSDTAIAHLAGALGRPVFVALKQAPDWRWLLERSDSPWYPTMQLFRQEQRDQWEPVFSEIAACVALRVGVRSGPPDPLAQTGAETPAAAISAAALIAIPGAVGELIDKITILEIKESRVEDPLKLANIRFELDLLRKLKAEADFGGVKLDRLETELKSANEFLWNVEDALRACEMRRQFDDEFISLARLVYKSNDRRAGIKKRINLLFNSAIIEEKSYAHSP
- a CDS encoding response regulator, with translation MLADIGCKCVDVASSVEVAMEALTKAEPNFAMLDINLNGTRSFPIADILKSREIPFVFLSGYGSRGLDEAYFGAKILQKPFQLGDLETAIQSALG
- the hrcA gene encoding heat-inducible transcriptional repressor HrcA is translated as MAMPLDPTRPNGSGLTSLNERSREIFRQIVDSYLTSGEAVGSRHVARLLPMPLSPASVRNVMQDLEELGLIYAPHTSAGRLPTELGLRFFVDAMLEIGDVSPGEREHIEAQVKAAAQEQSLEAVLGDAMSMLSGLTRGAGVVVTTKDNARLKHIEFVRIEPERALAVLVSEDGSVENRILHIPAWLPPSALIEAGNFLNARIRGRTLLDVRIEIEASHRAAEKELGELTTRLIDAGLASWAESSGDPQLIVRGQANLLQDLTAIEDLERIRLLFADLETKKDVIDLLNRAEGGEGVRIFIGSENKLFSLSGSSMIAAPFHDEQQRLVGVLGVIGPTRLNYARIVPMVDYTSKVVSRMLQNR
- a CDS encoding MarR family winged helix-turn-helix transcriptional regulator; this encodes MSEDDVMPRVDQQLCFALYSTLHAINKVYAPLLAAIGLTYPQYLVMLALWETDDVTVKAIGERLHLDSGTLTPLLKRLEAAGLLSRARDPKDERQVRVKLTEKGSDMRRQARNIPGQMARAMGRPADDLKAVRKELRRIRNALLGKRDKSEKGEQQRIGSF
- the mutS gene encoding DNA mismatch repair protein MutS, which encodes MPKRAAPPSIKDDNTQVSGKADVVSPQLDAAPAKNSPMMAQYLEIKAGNPGSLLFYRMGDFYELFFDDAEVAARALGIVLTKRGKHQGDDIPMCGVPVERAQEYLHRLISLGHRVAVCEQVEDPAEARKRGGKSVVRRAVKRLVTPGTITEDTLLDPSRANRLLAIARAARSDGQWSYGLAALDISTGEFLVSEAPEAALEAEIARIEPAEIIVPDALMDSPGLVRLCRETKAPLTPLGRQSGDGLSAERRILDYFGLATLDGLGALSRAEIAAAAAALFYVERTQFSARPSLNLPARLSRETHMSIDAATRANLELTRTLTGAREGSLIGAIDKTVTAAGGRLLAERLAAPLTDIGQIVRRQMAVAFFIDEPGLRGEARKALKAAPDPMRAISRLALDRGGPRDLAALRDGFAAAFGVAQALDGAAALPEELREASIAASSLDASVMARLGEALADALPLNRRDGGFIRPGFDDALDECRALRDETRKVIAALQARYCELADTRQLKLKHNHFLGHFIEVPQAQGEKLLRPPFDATFIHRQTMADAMRFSTRDLAELEVKISSAADEAMSRELAIFADLAALLLAAEASVKRAAEGLAAIDVAASLAELAADCDWTRPEVDASLAFAIEGGRHPVVEAALRTSGQAFVANDCALSGVAGKGGQIAIVTGPNMAGKSTYLRQNALIAVLAQMGAFVPARRAHIGVVDRLFSRVGAADDLARGRSTFMVEMVETAAILNSARERSLVILDEIGRGTATFDGLSIAWAVMEHLHESNRSRALFATHFHELTQLAKRLERIDNLTVRVTDWNGDVVFLHEIIPGAADQSYGVQVAKLAGLPTQVVARARHLLAEFEASDRSRQSDRLVADLPLFSAASAPKTACDNEAQHETKARDRTSDALGVAIDAIDPDELSPKSALEQLYRLKRLRATQH